The Shewanella sp. KX20019 genome window below encodes:
- a CDS encoding ATP-binding cassette domain-containing protein has translation MSISKENLQEIYKLLYPQKVKLSLLFTLSILQAVVFTILDPMAIKYLIDAITDGNTRYFVILSLAVTGVVTAGRLIGYFTSLLRKQVKNNLQQQMSIELTSIYYLQDCKEIDSNGKGYYISRIHDEPKHLATVVDTAVSMLTGVVVAISGIGVAVWISWKVTLGLVIILPILYLLASQFSGKIGVVTEKLHESEAEFKSILSTVIDSFKLVKLNSLDGTATREVKHGLEQPLDAGYQSVKYSSMYRSISSVFLSYAELSVMVVAGFQVITGIITIGSLFALTRAFSMIINAVQQLSSILPQLASLNTLVTRYRIFKYEAAISPKKRLPHAGLKMTDVAYEHQGKSIFDNVSINIEASNRTIIRGPNGSGKSTFINLLAGFYHPNSGKISGQNLEDISASLYPFGLLPGCIGKNLSILAEKYQSQDKVDQLVNELKLQDCLESQYDSLSEGQKKKCQIAICLLKPAKTYLFDEPLANIDDASKASIIQLIDTFTKGASLMMIMHEGERFADIFDTSITISGNGLIISSSLK, from the coding sequence ATGTCAATAAGCAAAGAGAATCTGCAAGAGATCTATAAATTACTTTACCCGCAAAAGGTTAAACTTAGCTTGCTTTTTACACTAAGTATTTTACAAGCCGTCGTCTTTACAATCTTGGACCCGATGGCTATAAAATATCTAATTGATGCCATTACAGATGGAAATACGCGCTACTTTGTCATTCTCTCGTTGGCCGTTACAGGGGTTGTTACCGCTGGTAGGTTAATTGGCTACTTTACCTCTTTACTGCGTAAGCAAGTTAAAAATAACTTACAGCAGCAAATGAGCATCGAGCTCACCTCCATCTATTACTTACAGGACTGTAAAGAGATTGATTCGAACGGTAAAGGGTACTATATATCCAGAATCCATGATGAACCTAAACATCTGGCGACAGTGGTAGATACAGCAGTATCAATGCTTACTGGGGTTGTTGTCGCTATTTCAGGCATTGGCGTCGCAGTCTGGATTAGCTGGAAGGTCACTTTGGGTCTAGTCATAATCTTGCCTATCCTTTACTTACTTGCAAGTCAGTTTAGTGGAAAGATCGGTGTCGTAACAGAAAAACTCCATGAATCTGAAGCTGAATTCAAATCAATTCTATCTACTGTGATTGATAGCTTCAAATTAGTTAAATTAAATAGCTTAGACGGCACTGCCACTAGAGAGGTTAAACATGGCTTAGAGCAACCTCTTGACGCAGGCTATCAGAGCGTTAAGTACTCAAGTATGTACCGTTCTATAAGCTCGGTCTTCCTATCGTACGCTGAATTATCAGTAATGGTTGTAGCAGGTTTTCAGGTTATTACAGGCATCATTACAATAGGCTCTTTATTTGCACTAACACGTGCATTTTCAATGATTATCAATGCAGTTCAACAGCTATCATCTATCTTACCTCAGCTAGCAAGTTTAAATACTCTCGTCACTAGGTATAGAATATTCAAATATGAGGCAGCGATATCTCCTAAAAAAAGGCTACCTCACGCAGGTCTAAAAATGACTGATGTTGCATATGAACATCAAGGGAAATCGATATTTGACAATGTCAGCATTAATATTGAGGCGTCGAATAGAACAATCATACGTGGGCCTAATGGTTCAGGCAAAAGCACTTTTATTAATTTACTTGCCGGTTTCTATCACCCGAATAGCGGGAAGATATCGGGACAAAATCTAGAAGATATCAGTGCTTCACTTTATCCTTTCGGTTTATTACCAGGTTGTATAGGCAAGAACCTCAGTATATTAGCCGAAAAGTACCAAAGCCAAGATAAGGTTGACCAATTAGTAAATGAACTGAAATTACAAGACTGCTTAGAATCACAGTATGACTCTTTATCTGAAGGGCAAAAAAAGAAGTGTCAAATTGCAATATGTTTATTAAAGCCAGCAAAAACTTACCTCTTTGACGAGCCATTAGCAAACATAGATGATGCAAGTAAAGCCTCTATCATCCAATTAATAGACACATTTACCAAAGGTGCTTCGTTGATGATGATAATGCATGAGGGAGAGCGATTTGCTGATATATTCGATACCAGCATTACCATTTCAGGAAATGGACTTATTATTTCCAGCTCACTTAAATAA